In one window of Comamonas testosteroni DNA:
- a CDS encoding saccharopine dehydrogenase family protein, whose product MRELKVMVIGAYGFFGSRLVARLARQSGLHIVVAGRSASAAQAQVESLAPGACSSLSHSVVDVMAPGLEDRLKALEVDVLIHTSGPFQGQDYRVARACAHAGVHYVDLADGRDFVCGIDVLDPQAKDAGVLLLSGASSVPALSSAVVDALASGMARVRDIDIGISPGNRTDRGLSTVAAILSYCGKPLPGLGQRAMIGWLRSYGHDYPAPVGRRLLSACDVPDLALLPLRYEGSPSIRFGAGLELSFLQRGMNAMAWLAHRGLVQDWSAHARGLKRMADWFKNWGSDAGAMHVTVSGLDAKGQACQRGWVLMAGSGDGPYVPTLGACALVRKLAAGVPLEPGARPCMGLLTLQDFVAEAQGLDIQIRELD is encoded by the coding sequence ATGCGCGAATTGAAGGTCATGGTCATCGGTGCTTACGGCTTCTTCGGCAGCCGGCTGGTTGCCAGGCTTGCCAGGCAAAGCGGTTTGCACATCGTGGTGGCGGGGCGCTCGGCCTCTGCGGCGCAGGCGCAGGTTGAAAGTCTGGCCCCTGGCGCTTGCTCAAGCCTGAGCCACTCGGTGGTGGACGTGATGGCACCGGGTCTGGAGGACAGACTCAAGGCGCTGGAGGTGGATGTGCTTATTCACACTTCGGGCCCGTTTCAGGGTCAGGACTACCGCGTGGCCCGAGCCTGTGCCCACGCCGGCGTCCACTATGTGGATCTGGCCGATGGGCGTGACTTTGTCTGCGGCATCGATGTGCTCGATCCGCAGGCCAAAGATGCGGGCGTGTTGCTGCTCAGCGGTGCCAGCTCGGTTCCAGCTCTATCCTCGGCGGTCGTGGATGCGCTGGCTTCGGGCATGGCTCGCGTCAGGGATATCGACATAGGCATCAGCCCGGGCAATCGTACGGATAGAGGCCTGTCCACCGTCGCTGCCATCCTCAGCTATTGTGGCAAGCCGCTGCCTGGCTTGGGGCAGCGAGCCATGATTGGCTGGCTGCGCAGCTATGGGCACGACTATCCGGCCCCTGTTGGGAGGCGGCTGCTGTCGGCCTGCGATGTGCCGGATCTTGCGCTGCTACCGCTTCGCTATGAAGGAAGTCCCTCCATCAGATTCGGTGCCGGGCTTGAGCTGTCGTTCTTGCAGCGCGGGATGAATGCCATGGCCTGGCTGGCTCACAGAGGACTGGTGCAGGACTGGTCTGCACATGCCCGCGGACTCAAGCGCATGGCGGACTGGTTCAAGAACTGGGGCAGCGATGCAGGGGCCATGCATGTCACGGTCAGTGGCCTGGATGCAAAGGGACAAGCCTGCCAGCGCGGCTGGGTGCTTATGGCGGGTTCAGGCGACGGGCCTTATGTTCCCACGCTGGGCGCCTGTGCTCTGGTACGCAAGCTGGCTGCAGGTGTACCGCTGGAGCCAGGCGCCAGGCCTTGCATGGGGCTGCTGACGCTTCAGGACTTTGTGGCCGAAGCGCAGGGACTGGATATTCAGATCAGGGAGCTTGATTGA
- a CDS encoding LysR substrate-binding domain-containing protein: MPSLVALRCFEAAARLESFSRAADELHLTHGAISRAVRSVEEELGAQLFERRNRRVFLNAAGRLLFDGVHAGLTQMARAAEAVRQQVAGRPLLLSCEPTLLMRWLIPRWGDFQARYPQHTVHLVAGGGAVEWGRGIDLAIRRNDFDWGRNVQMQPLCAERMGPVCHPDSLAQFFALQSDGGLALRGDATRLHSKTRPKAWEDWWKTRLNQPPTQIRQAQAGGDLVLEHFYLSLQAAAAGLGVAMGPQLLVQDDIAAGRLVAPLGFVPDGSHYCLLAVQSWGEGSVQQLLADWIAQQMKSGAQVDGA; this comes from the coding sequence ATGCCTTCGCTGGTCGCTTTGCGCTGTTTTGAAGCGGCCGCGCGGCTGGAGAGCTTCAGCCGCGCGGCCGATGAGCTGCACCTGACCCATGGAGCCATCAGTCGCGCGGTGCGCTCGGTGGAGGAAGAGTTGGGGGCGCAGCTGTTTGAGCGCCGCAATCGCCGCGTGTTTCTCAATGCCGCAGGCCGCTTGTTGTTCGATGGCGTCCATGCCGGGCTGACGCAGATGGCGCGCGCGGCAGAAGCGGTGCGTCAGCAGGTGGCTGGCAGGCCGTTGCTGCTGTCGTGCGAGCCCACGCTGCTGATGCGCTGGCTGATTCCGCGCTGGGGCGACTTCCAGGCGCGCTACCCACAGCACACCGTGCATCTGGTTGCGGGCGGCGGTGCCGTGGAATGGGGGCGCGGCATCGATCTGGCCATTCGGCGCAACGACTTTGACTGGGGTCGCAATGTCCAAATGCAGCCCTTGTGCGCAGAGCGCATGGGGCCGGTCTGCCACCCGGACAGTCTGGCGCAGTTCTTTGCGTTGCAGTCCGATGGCGGTCTGGCGCTTCGTGGCGATGCAACGCGCTTGCACAGCAAGACACGACCCAAGGCCTGGGAGGATTGGTGGAAAACCCGGCTAAATCAGCCTCCCACCCAGATCCGGCAGGCGCAAGCAGGAGGTGATCTGGTGCTTGAGCATTTCTACCTGAGCTTGCAGGCGGCAGCAGCGGGCCTGGGCGTGGCCATGGGCCCGCAACTGCTGGTGCAGGACGATATCGCTGCCGGCCGGCTGGTGGCTCCACTGGGCTTTGTGCCAGACGGCTCGCACTACTGTCTGCTGGCCGTACAGAGTTGGGGGGAGGGCTCGGTGCAGCAGCTTCTGGCCGACTGGATAGCGCAGCAGATGAAGAGCGGAGCGCAGGTCGACGGGGCATAG
- a CDS encoding YcxB family protein → MNMTASFPLTPADFVRLQKMVSRRWHQKAGMLSWPFVLRVVVWLCIGLAGAAYARLMREFPEVSGPLGGVACLLVVALIAVVAMPYLSQASMRKLMLLPDGAFLSPQTVTLSSDAIRIASVRGDTILPWSGVLALAEDDVNYYLFIDAMQALILPMAAIAPMEAEFEQFTRHLRASAI, encoded by the coding sequence ATGAACATGACCGCCAGCTTTCCTCTCACTCCCGCCGACTTCGTTCGCCTGCAGAAAATGGTTTCGCGGCGCTGGCATCAGAAGGCTGGGATGCTTTCCTGGCCGTTCGTCTTGCGGGTTGTGGTGTGGCTTTGCATTGGCCTGGCTGGTGCAGCCTACGCACGACTGATGCGTGAGTTTCCTGAGGTCTCCGGCCCACTGGGGGGGGTTGCCTGCCTTCTGGTCGTTGCTTTGATCGCCGTCGTGGCAATGCCTTACCTGTCGCAGGCATCCATGCGCAAGCTCATGCTCCTGCCGGATGGGGCGTTTCTGTCGCCACAAACGGTCACGCTCTCATCGGACGCCATCAGGATAGCCTCGGTTCGGGGAGACACGATACTGCCGTGGTCAGGAGTGCTGGCGCTTGCCGAAGATGACGTGAACTACTATCTGTTCATCGACGCGATGCAGGCTCTGATACTGCCCATGGCAGCCATTGCCCCCATGGAAGCAGAGTTCGAGCAGTTCACGCGCCATCTCAGGGCCTCTGCGATTTAA
- a CDS encoding SRPBCC family protein, which yields MRAALVGACGAALTMLCGSVQVSAQELRIETAEQNEALTVNASAVMQVRLATAWSVISDYDHLADFVPDIQSSRVLQRDGNQVLLEQKGNLGFLFFRQAIEVRLAVTEWPQQRIAAHAIGGNLKQMNGSYTLETQADGRVRLAYSARLVPAFSIPPLVGKPVMRQLLKRQFRALVDEIQRREALTPQEHRQIPEN from the coding sequence ATGAGAGCAGCGCTTGTGGGTGCCTGCGGCGCAGCTCTGACCATGCTCTGCGGCAGTGTGCAGGTCTCGGCACAAGAGCTGCGCATAGAGACTGCCGAACAGAACGAGGCATTGACGGTGAACGCCTCGGCCGTCATGCAAGTCAGGCTGGCCACGGCCTGGAGCGTGATCTCCGACTACGACCATCTGGCCGACTTTGTGCCGGATATCCAAAGCTCGCGCGTGCTCCAACGCGACGGCAATCAGGTGCTGCTGGAGCAAAAAGGCAATCTGGGGTTTCTGTTCTTTCGCCAGGCAATCGAGGTCAGACTGGCTGTGACCGAATGGCCGCAGCAGCGCATCGCCGCGCATGCGATCGGCGGCAATCTCAAGCAGATGAACGGCAGCTATACCCTGGAAACCCAAGCCGACGGCCGGGTACGCTTGGCCTACAGCGCTCGCCTGGTTCCCGCTTTCTCTATCCCGCCGCTGGTCGGCAAACCGGTAATGCGCCAGTTGCTGAAACGCCAGTTCAGGGCACTGGTGGACGAAATCCAGCGACGCGAGGCCTTGACGCCTCAGGAGCACAGGCAGATACCAGAAAATTAG
- a CDS encoding peroxidase-related enzyme (This protein belongs to a clade of uncharacterized proteins related to peroxidases such as the alkylhydroperoxidase AhpD.) has product MKSRYPFPDLSRLPEDIKQRIAEVQQKSGFVPNVFLAFARRPAEWRAFFAYHDALMLKEDGSLSKGEREMIVTATSAANQCLYCVVAHGAILRIYEKKPLIADQVAVNYRKADISARERAMLDFAMKVCLHSAEIDDADYEALYPHGFDDEDIWDIAAITAFFGLSNRMASFAGMQPNPEFYLMGRVPREKKA; this is encoded by the coding sequence ATGAAAAGCCGCTACCCCTTTCCCGATCTGAGCCGCCTGCCTGAAGACATCAAGCAACGCATCGCCGAGGTACAGCAAAAGTCGGGCTTTGTTCCCAATGTTTTTCTGGCCTTTGCTCGCCGGCCGGCCGAGTGGCGCGCCTTCTTTGCCTACCACGATGCGCTGATGCTCAAGGAGGACGGCAGTCTCAGCAAGGGCGAGCGCGAAATGATCGTCACCGCCACCAGCGCTGCCAATCAGTGCCTGTATTGCGTGGTGGCTCATGGCGCCATCTTGCGCATCTATGAAAAAAAGCCGCTGATTGCCGACCAGGTGGCGGTCAATTACCGCAAGGCCGACATCAGCGCGCGCGAGCGGGCCATGCTGGACTTTGCCATGAAGGTCTGTCTGCACAGCGCCGAAATCGACGATGCCGACTACGAAGCCTTGTACCCTCACGGTTTTGACGACGAGGATATCTGGGACATTGCGGCCATTACCGCCTTCTTCGGACTGTCCAACCGGATGGCCAGCTTCGCGGGCATGCAGCCCAATCCCGAGTTCTATCTGATGGGCCGGGTGCCGCGCGAGAAAAAAGCCTGA
- a CDS encoding DUF4166 domain-containing protein, with translation MQSASLFQQAMGGEFSKLDAALQRFHGLQGAHELQGRVQTGAPRTLAAKLLALALGTPRAAGEGTIHFELQASPKAETWIRSFPSQLMRSTMQLHNGHLIERLGPARLCFALQAVDGRLLMRLQRLYFLGFPCPGWLAPRIVAEETGAGEHMQFHVEAAVPLIGVVASYRGYLLLPEEKA, from the coding sequence ATGCAGAGCGCTTCTTTGTTTCAGCAGGCCATGGGCGGTGAATTCAGCAAGCTCGATGCCGCCCTGCAGCGCTTTCACGGTCTGCAGGGGGCGCATGAGCTTCAGGGCAGGGTGCAGACCGGCGCTCCCCGGACTTTGGCGGCCAAGCTGCTGGCGCTGGCGCTGGGCACTCCACGCGCCGCTGGCGAGGGGACGATTCATTTCGAACTGCAGGCCAGTCCCAAGGCGGAAACCTGGATCCGCAGTTTCCCCTCGCAGCTCATGCGCTCAACCATGCAGTTGCACAATGGCCACCTGATCGAGCGCCTTGGCCCGGCGCGACTGTGCTTTGCCTTGCAGGCGGTGGATGGCCGGCTTCTCATGCGGCTGCAGCGTCTGTATTTTCTGGGCTTCCCATGCCCGGGCTGGCTTGCACCGCGCATCGTGGCCGAAGAAACCGGTGCCGGGGAGCATATGCAATTTCATGTCGAAGCGGCCGTCCCCCTGATTGGCGTGGTGGCCAGTTATCGTGGCTATCTATTGCTGCCCGAGGAAAAAGCATGA
- a CDS encoding RtcB family protein: MLLLEGALHLPDSEMRCCVPIFLSIMPHSSGKLSRLQKALSRQGIQVSYRDNIYQIHNEQAAATILLPDSLPLEHKAVRQLLDFASVADPQGHGAVCKACATPDFHPGSIAPVGAVVATSPDFVIPAAIGTDINCGIRLLSTGLTQAQAELHKSTIVQRLTRVILQNGRDVPVRSAGFKALFDEGPQAFIEQLPDVGLWQGVNRDRLQAELAECVGLQGFAGQSRYAPEALLQARELLRPPSAADLGSGNHFLEFCVVEEVYDRHAAYAAGLKKGDVTVMIHTGSRDVGFYVGRRWMELARQQWPQGIKHPQHGLYGLSGALAQDYLQAMGVAARYAWFNRMALAELVRKELAGIAAPDASRLIVDVPHNVVMTEGEFNVHRKGSTPAHEGQWALIPGSMGDYSFLVKGLGHEDWLRSCSHGAGRQVRRQDTRRMKQPLLESVWQCITLREERLIEEAPSAYKPVGPVLQAQEEAGLIRASVRLKPWLTFKA; encoded by the coding sequence ATGCTGCTGCTCGAAGGTGCGTTGCATCTCCCAGATTCGGAGATGCGCTGTTGCGTACCTATTTTTCTCAGCATCATGCCGCATTCTTCCGGGAAGCTTTCCCGACTGCAAAAAGCTCTGTCACGTCAGGGCATCCAGGTCTCCTACCGAGACAATATCTATCAAATCCATAACGAGCAGGCCGCAGCCACCATTTTGCTGCCCGACAGCCTGCCGCTGGAGCACAAAGCCGTTCGTCAACTGCTGGACTTCGCTTCGGTTGCCGACCCGCAAGGCCATGGCGCGGTCTGCAAAGCCTGTGCCACGCCGGACTTTCACCCCGGCAGCATTGCGCCCGTGGGGGCGGTGGTGGCCACGTCGCCAGACTTCGTGATTCCTGCGGCCATCGGCACAGACATCAATTGCGGCATACGCCTGCTGAGCACGGGCCTGACGCAGGCGCAGGCCGAGCTGCACAAAAGCACCATCGTTCAGCGGCTGACCCGCGTCATCTTGCAGAACGGGCGCGATGTACCCGTGCGCAGCGCAGGCTTCAAGGCGCTGTTTGATGAGGGCCCCCAGGCCTTTATTGAACAGTTGCCTGACGTGGGTCTATGGCAAGGCGTGAACCGCGACCGCCTGCAAGCCGAGCTGGCCGAGTGCGTGGGCCTGCAAGGCTTTGCGGGACAGAGTCGCTACGCGCCTGAAGCCCTGTTGCAGGCGCGCGAGCTGCTGCGCCCGCCGTCTGCCGCGGACCTGGGAAGCGGTAACCACTTTCTGGAGTTCTGCGTGGTCGAGGAAGTCTACGACCGTCATGCCGCCTATGCCGCGGGGCTCAAGAAGGGCGATGTCACGGTGATGATCCACACTGGCTCGCGTGATGTCGGCTTTTATGTCGGCCGCCGCTGGATGGAGCTGGCCAGGCAGCAATGGCCGCAAGGCATCAAGCACCCTCAGCATGGCCTGTATGGCCTGAGCGGCGCGCTGGCGCAGGATTATCTGCAAGCGATGGGCGTGGCTGCGCGCTACGCGTGGTTCAACCGCATGGCGTTGGCGGAGTTGGTGCGCAAAGAGCTGGCAGGCATTGCCGCGCCCGATGCATCGCGCCTGATTGTGGATGTGCCCCACAACGTGGTGATGACCGAGGGCGAGTTCAACGTACATCGCAAGGGCTCCACTCCCGCGCATGAGGGCCAGTGGGCGCTGATTCCGGGCTCGATGGGCGACTACTCCTTCCTCGTCAAAGGTTTGGGTCATGAAGACTGGCTGCGGTCCTGCAGCCATGGCGCGGGCCGCCAGGTGCGCAGACAGGACACGCGGCGCATGAAGCAGCCGCTGCTCGAGTCCGTCTGGCAATGCATCACCTTGCGTGAAGAGCGGCTGATCGAAGAGGCGCCCAGCGCCTACAAACCCGTAGGGCCGGTGCTGCAGGCGCAGGAAGAGGCGGGGCTGATTCGTGCGAGTGTGCGGTTGAAGCCCTGGTTGACTTTCAAGGCCTGA
- a CDS encoding thiol-disulfide oxidoreductase DCC family protein has protein sequence MIVVFDGQCLLCNGWVQFLLKHDKQGIFQFAAIQGEVGGKLLADAGLRIEGLQTMLLVDGQRSWQHTDAILRVLCALGWPWRMTAVIRLIPAALRDALYRMIARNRYHWFGKSEQCMRPEPAVAERFLD, from the coding sequence ATGATTGTGGTCTTTGATGGGCAATGTCTGTTGTGCAATGGCTGGGTTCAGTTCTTGCTCAAGCACGACAAGCAGGGCATTTTTCAGTTCGCTGCCATACAGGGTGAGGTCGGCGGCAAGCTGTTGGCTGATGCAGGCTTGCGCATAGAAGGTCTTCAGACCATGCTGCTGGTGGACGGCCAGCGCTCCTGGCAGCACACGGATGCCATTTTGCGCGTGCTGTGCGCACTGGGCTGGCCGTGGCGAATGACAGCGGTGATCAGGTTGATACCTGCTGCATTGCGTGATGCGCTCTACCGCATGATCGCCAGAAACCGCTATCACTGGTTTGGCAAAAGCGAGCAGTGCATGAGGCCGGAGCCTGCTGTGGCTGAGCGCTTTCTGGACTGA
- a CDS encoding YceI family protein, whose translation MQKAVCCLAALLTTLCATAAHATSWELKLGGDNRLEFTATFEQTPVTGVFKDFRVRFDFDPQKPGSNKLNVSIRISSADMANPDINQAIAGKDWFDFVRYPEAVFDAREILDAPGAARYLARGTLELKGRRQPLVLPFSWKPEERRMEGEFVTRRSIFDIGTGEWKSSDAVGDAVTVRFRVQLRELP comes from the coding sequence ATGCAAAAAGCCGTTTGCTGCCTCGCCGCCCTGCTCACCACGCTCTGCGCCACTGCGGCTCATGCCACCTCGTGGGAGCTCAAGCTCGGTGGCGACAACAGACTGGAGTTCACCGCCACTTTCGAGCAAACGCCGGTCACCGGAGTGTTCAAGGACTTCCGGGTTCGCTTTGATTTCGACCCTCAAAAGCCAGGCAGCAACAAGCTGAATGTCAGCATTCGCATCAGCAGCGCCGATATGGCCAATCCGGACATCAACCAGGCCATTGCCGGCAAGGACTGGTTTGACTTTGTGCGTTATCCCGAGGCGGTCTTTGATGCCCGCGAGATTCTTGACGCCCCCGGCGCAGCCCGTTACCTGGCACGTGGAACCCTGGAGCTCAAAGGCCGCAGACAGCCGCTTGTGCTGCCATTCAGCTGGAAGCCCGAGGAACGCCGCATGGAAGGCGAATTCGTTACCCGCCGCTCGATATTTGATATCGGCACAGGAGAGTGGAAGAGCAGCGATGCCGTGGGAGACGCCGTGACAGTGAGATTCCGTGTCCAGTTGCGCGAGTTGCCATGA
- a CDS encoding YceI family protein yields MTLRRPLIAVLLALIAGCSQPGIEPAQPPGPTARPADFPAAFYADAAARGQSVLPIDSSHSLVSITVRRAGALAKLGHDHVIASHELQGYVAPQLGRADLYVALDRLSVDESALRAKAALDTQPSAADIEATRANMLNKLLQTSIHPFALVQAHASPQADGDVLLALELTLHGVTRRLSVPALIRRTPGELHISGSLSIDQSSFGITPLSILGGAIQVRDRLELNFEVRAGPPLKQESRS; encoded by the coding sequence ATGACATTGCGCAGACCGCTGATTGCAGTCCTGTTGGCTCTGATCGCGGGTTGCTCGCAACCAGGCATAGAGCCAGCGCAGCCTCCCGGCCCAACGGCAAGGCCTGCGGACTTTCCTGCGGCCTTCTATGCCGATGCTGCCGCACGGGGCCAGTCGGTGCTTCCGATTGATTCCTCGCATTCTCTGGTCTCAATCACCGTTCGACGTGCTGGCGCTTTGGCAAAACTAGGGCACGACCATGTGATTGCCAGCCATGAACTGCAAGGCTATGTGGCCCCCCAGCTTGGCCGCGCCGATCTTTATGTGGCGCTGGACAGGCTATCGGTTGACGAGTCCGCTCTGCGCGCCAAGGCGGCCCTGGACACCCAGCCCAGCGCTGCCGATATTGAAGCGACCCGAGCCAATATGCTGAACAAGCTGCTGCAAACCTCGATCCATCCGTTTGCACTGGTCCAGGCACATGCGTCCCCGCAAGCAGACGGCGATGTATTGCTGGCCCTGGAACTCACTCTTCACGGCGTCACACGCCGCCTGAGCGTACCGGCCCTGATCAGGAGGACGCCAGGCGAACTCCATATCAGCGGCTCGCTGAGCATCGATCAATCGAGTTTTGGCATCACGCCTTTGTCCATCCTGGGCGGTGCAATCCAGGTCCGCGACAGGCTCGAGTTGAACTTCGAAGTGCGCGCCGGACCACCTTTGAAGCAGGAATCCCGGTCATGA
- a CDS encoding sigma-54-dependent transcriptional regulator gives MNPSLKVLIVEDDADVAMACEQTMRLEGLDCVCVSSAEQAQKHLSPDFAGIVVSDIRLPQMSGLGLLAAVRVLDAELPVILITGHGDISMAVQAMKDGAADFLEKPFAPERLVEAVRRALERRRLVLEVRSLRQQLQSRDVLQHQLLGRSLPMQQLRSTLQSLAASEADVLIWGETGTGKERVARSLHESSRRKSGNFVAINCGGLPETLFDSEMFGSEAGAFTGAGKKRIGKIEHASGGTLFLDEIESMPLAMQAKLLRVLQERVLERLGSNTLIAVDCRVIAATKVDLLELSRQGLFRSDLYYRLNVVTVNLPPLRERREDVALLFEHFALQAAARHQRPVAELTPQRLQALIAHDWPGNVRELRNTAERITLGLDAGLSPSGTTPEAATSLAATMESIERSLISEALRNNEGSLTRTAKALHTPKTTLHDKIRKYGL, from the coding sequence ATGAACCCTTCCCTCAAAGTCCTGATCGTTGAAGACGATGCCGATGTCGCCATGGCCTGCGAGCAGACCATGCGCCTCGAAGGTCTGGACTGCGTCTGCGTGAGCAGTGCCGAGCAGGCGCAAAAGCACCTGTCCCCGGATTTTGCCGGCATCGTGGTCAGCGACATCCGCTTGCCGCAGATGAGCGGCCTTGGGCTGCTGGCAGCTGTGCGCGTGCTGGATGCCGAGCTGCCCGTGATTCTCATCACCGGGCATGGCGATATCTCCATGGCCGTGCAAGCCATGAAGGATGGCGCTGCCGATTTTCTGGAAAAGCCGTTTGCGCCCGAACGCCTTGTGGAAGCCGTGCGCCGTGCGCTGGAGCGCCGTCGCCTGGTGCTGGAGGTGCGCAGCCTGCGCCAGCAGCTGCAAAGCCGGGATGTGTTGCAGCACCAGTTGCTCGGGCGTTCGCTGCCCATGCAGCAGTTGCGCAGCACATTGCAAAGCCTTGCGGCCAGCGAGGCCGATGTGCTGATCTGGGGGGAAACGGGCACCGGCAAGGAAAGAGTCGCGCGCAGCCTGCATGAATCCAGCCGGCGCAAGAGTGGCAATTTTGTCGCCATCAACTGCGGCGGCCTGCCGGAGACGCTGTTTGACAGCGAAATGTTCGGCAGCGAGGCCGGGGCCTTTACCGGCGCGGGCAAAAAGCGCATCGGCAAGATCGAACATGCCAGCGGCGGCACCTTGTTTCTCGACGAGATCGAAAGCATGCCCCTGGCCATGCAGGCCAAGCTGCTGCGCGTGCTGCAGGAAAGAGTGCTGGAGCGTCTGGGCTCGAACACGCTCATTGCCGTCGACTGCCGTGTGATTGCTGCAACCAAGGTCGATTTGCTGGAGCTCAGCCGTCAGGGCCTGTTTCGCTCCGATCTTTACTACCGCCTCAATGTGGTGACCGTGAACCTGCCCCCGCTGCGCGAGCGCCGCGAGGATGTTGCGCTGCTGTTCGAGCATTTCGCGTTGCAGGCCGCCGCCCGCCACCAGCGGCCCGTGGCCGAGCTGACGCCGCAGCGTCTGCAGGCGCTGATTGCCCACGACTGGCCAGGCAATGTGCGCGAGCTGCGCAACACGGCCGAGCGCATCACGCTGGGGCTGGATGCCGGCCTGTCCCCATCCGGTACGACGCCCGAGGCGGCGACTTCGCTGGCGGCAACCATGGAGTCCATTGAGCGCTCCCTGATTTCCGAAGCCTTGCGCAACAACGAAGGCAGCTTGACGCGCACGGCCAAGGCGCTGCACACCCCCAAGACCACGCTGCACGACAAGATTCGCAAGTACGGACTGTGA
- a CDS encoding LysE family translocator, protein MNAWPTVILVTSLAVISPGADFAMVTRTSLMESRRAGLWVALGIGCGVLVHVAYTLLGLGMVLQRLPWLFNLLKYAGAAYLVWLGISLWRGASRANGERPESRSSAETGQRKALQGHAPGRSLFVLGFLTNALNPKTALFILSLFMQIVGPAVPMPTQLAYGLFVAMAHVLWFALVACFFSAPVLQPKVQAIRPWVDRSLGCVLLVLGLLLITTGTPATSNLMNAGI, encoded by the coding sequence ATGAACGCCTGGCCCACCGTGATTCTCGTTACCTCTCTCGCCGTCATCAGCCCCGGCGCCGATTTCGCCATGGTCACCCGCACCAGCCTGATGGAATCGCGCCGTGCGGGTCTCTGGGTGGCGCTGGGCATCGGCTGTGGCGTTCTGGTCCATGTGGCCTACACCCTGCTGGGACTTGGCATGGTCCTGCAACGCCTGCCCTGGCTTTTCAATCTGCTCAAATATGCGGGCGCAGCCTATCTGGTATGGCTCGGAATCTCTCTGTGGCGCGGCGCCAGCCGTGCAAATGGGGAACGGCCGGAGTCCCGGTCCAGTGCCGAGACAGGCCAGCGCAAGGCACTCCAAGGCCATGCGCCAGGCCGCTCGCTTTTTGTCCTGGGCTTTCTGACCAATGCACTCAATCCCAAGACAGCGCTGTTCATCCTCAGCCTGTTCATGCAAATTGTCGGCCCTGCCGTGCCCATGCCCACCCAGTTGGCCTACGGCCTTTTCGTCGCCATGGCCCACGTACTGTGGTTTGCGCTGGTAGCCTGCTTTTTCTCGGCACCGGTGCTCCAGCCCAAGGTGCAAGCCATACGCCCCTGGGTAGATCGCAGTCTGGGCTGCGTGCTGCTCGTCCTGGGCCTGCTGCTGATCACCACCGGCACACCGGCCACGTCGAATCTGATGAATGCCGGCATCTGA
- a CDS encoding DUF6882 domain-containing protein: MSNDAQTTDWAAWSREAVEMMQARNAKWPLEFGLQGSPGYRWDLDRALLALEAPLHKVIATVCLVGTSSEQDGSFVWSWANEAIPKQHGQALEVVHEFGRQNQLALLTTARIPGGRPEGMECMCIAARLQRAVGTFIDQQGDVTLYFTLLHMQVAVEQQPAN; the protein is encoded by the coding sequence ATGAGCAACGACGCACAAACCACCGACTGGGCTGCCTGGAGCCGTGAGGCCGTTGAAATGATGCAGGCCCGCAATGCTAAATGGCCCCTGGAATTTGGCTTGCAGGGCAGCCCCGGCTACCGCTGGGATCTCGACCGCGCCCTGCTGGCGCTTGAAGCCCCGCTGCATAAGGTGATTGCCACGGTCTGTCTGGTGGGCACCAGCAGCGAGCAGGACGGCAGCTTTGTCTGGAGCTGGGCCAACGAAGCCATTCCCAAGCAGCATGGTCAGGCGCTGGAAGTCGTGCATGAATTCGGTCGCCAGAACCAGCTGGCACTGCTGACCACGGCCCGGATTCCCGGCGGCCGTCCCGAGGGCATGGAGTGCATGTGCATTGCCGCCCGCCTGCAGCGCGCCGTGGGCACCTTCATCGACCAGCAGGGCGATGTGACCCTGTATTTCACCTTGCTGCACATGCAGGTGGCGGTCGAGCAGCAGCCGGCCAATTGA